In the genome of Kitasatospora cathayae, one region contains:
- a CDS encoding recombination directionality factor: MALRIFDTDPEAKPKPRFTDDTVGRFHSGKAVDNVPVALSEWRVSTGDPEVADAIAQLFGGSPVELETTSENYISVETDQPKVLVVLDGPKAIHADMKLWNRSKLVHHCDGVEFLSPEEKRGSRCGCPELFAERKQAAKDYMGPSPSISITFRLADDYELGKFRFQSGSWSLAEVLHEYEAALARIDGEALAELTLELVEYTTKKGRAVSYYKPVLKVLKSYADAIADPR; this comes from the coding sequence ATGGCGCTTCGCATCTTCGATACCGACCCCGAGGCTAAGCCGAAGCCCCGTTTCACGGATGACACCGTGGGCCGCTTCCACTCCGGCAAGGCCGTGGACAACGTTCCGGTGGCGCTCAGCGAGTGGCGCGTCTCGACCGGCGATCCCGAGGTGGCCGACGCAATCGCGCAGCTTTTCGGCGGTTCGCCAGTGGAGCTGGAGACCACGAGCGAGAACTACATCTCCGTTGAGACTGACCAGCCTAAGGTCCTGGTGGTCCTGGATGGCCCCAAGGCGATCCACGCGGACATGAAGCTTTGGAACCGGTCGAAGCTGGTGCACCACTGTGACGGCGTGGAGTTCCTGTCTCCGGAGGAAAAGAGGGGAAGCCGTTGCGGCTGCCCAGAGCTGTTCGCCGAGCGGAAGCAGGCCGCTAAGGACTACATGGGTCCTTCCCCGTCTATCTCGATCACGTTCCGGCTGGCAGACGACTACGAACTTGGAAAGTTCCGTTTCCAGTCCGGCAGTTGGAGCCTGGCTGAGGTACTTCACGAGTACGAGGCCGCCCTTGCACGCATCGACGGTGAGGCGCTGGCCGAGCTGACCCTTGAGCTTGTGGAGTACACCACGAAGAAGGGTCGGGCCGTGTCTTACTACAAGCCGGTGCTGAAGGTTCTGAAGTCCTATGCGGATGCCATCGCCGACCCGCGCTGA
- a CDS encoding RNA ligase family protein yields the protein MTVEFTPWPKTKRLFRDITVTEKLDGTNAAVHIYENADAPGTYGIAAQSRNRIITPDLDNYGFARWVHENASALAELLGPGLHFGEWWGRGIQRGYGLDERRFSLFNTDYHRHTYAVIGGVEIQRVPVLYQGTFNEARIRSTLGRLAQYGSVAAPGFMNPEGVCVWHSQTRQVLKVTLDSNDAGKWELPPTN from the coding sequence GTGACTGTTGAGTTCACGCCGTGGCCGAAGACCAAGCGGCTGTTCCGGGACATCACCGTTACCGAAAAGCTTGACGGCACCAACGCCGCCGTGCACATCTACGAGAATGCGGACGCGCCCGGCACCTACGGCATTGCCGCGCAGTCTCGGAACCGCATCATTACGCCGGATCTCGACAACTACGGCTTCGCCCGCTGGGTCCACGAGAATGCCTCTGCACTGGCCGAACTCCTCGGCCCGGGGCTGCACTTCGGCGAGTGGTGGGGGAGGGGCATCCAGCGCGGCTACGGGCTCGATGAGCGCCGTTTCTCGCTGTTCAACACTGACTACCACCGGCACACCTACGCGGTCATTGGCGGGGTTGAGATTCAGCGCGTTCCCGTGCTGTATCAGGGGACGTTCAACGAGGCACGCATCCGTTCCACGCTGGGCCGGCTCGCACAGTATGGCTCCGTTGCTGCACCGGGGTTCATGAACCCCGAAGGTGTGTGCGTCTGGCACTCACAGACTCGCCAGGTTCTCAAGGTCACGCTCGACAGTAACGACGCCGGTAAGTGGGAACTCCCTCCGACTAACTGA